Genomic DNA from Corticium candelabrum chromosome 5, ooCorCand1.1, whole genome shotgun sequence:
acacaaacacacacacacacacacacacacacacacacacacacacacacacacacacacacacaccacacacacacaccacacacacacaccacacacacacaccacacacacacaccacacacacacacacacacaccacacacacacacacacacacacacacacacacacacacacacacacacacacacacacacacacacacacacacacacaaacacacacaaacacacacaccacacacacacacacaccacacaaacacacacacacacaccacacaaacacacacacacacacaccacacaaacacacacacacaccacacaaacacacacacacacacacacacacacacacacacacacacacacacacacacacacacacacacacacacacaccacacaaacacacacacacacacaccacacaaacacaaacacacacacacacacacacacacacacacacacacacacacacacaccacacacacacacacacacacacacacacacacacacacacacacaccacacacacacacacaccacacacaccacacacaccacacacacacaccacacacacacaccacacacacacaccacacacacacacaccacacacacacacaccacacacacacacaccacacacacaccacacacacaccacacacacacacacacacacacacacacacacacacacacacacacacacacacacacacacacacacacacacacacacacaccacacaaacacacacacgagctcTCCTTCATACAGCTTGTGAAGACAGTAGTGTGGAAGTAACAAATTGGGGGGAAAGGTGGACATTACTATATGACACAACATTCAGGTTATAAGCCTAAAGCAAAGAACACCCACACGTTtgacactacagtacactgtactacgCAGCAAAATCACGTTGTAGGAGATCCTAGCAGTCTACCATTTAACTTAATGTAAACGAGAAGGTAAAGACAATGGTAATATTAGCAACCTGGTGTCCTATAAAAATATCCGCTGAAAATATTCGTTCAGAAACATTCCACTAGGATCCAGCTCCTTTCGAACGGCTAAGAAGTCGTCAAATCTCTCATAGACCTTTCGGAAATAATCACCATTAGCGGTGAATCGCTTGCCCCAATGAGTCCGACCACCATACTGTTTGAATATCAACTCAGCCTTGTTGAAATACGCTCGATCGTCTTGTCTTATCGTCATCACAGCAATCGCTGCTTTCGGTTCTCTATACATTGGACTAAGCCAGACCGAATCGGCGGCTGAAAATCGTGTTTGAACGACGAAGTTAACTCTGAATTCGTCTGACGTTTCGATTAAGTGTTTTAGATCTCGAAAGCAACGCGTGTAGTTCTCTAACGAAACGAAGTATTCCATTTCGCTGTAGCTGGCGGGTGACTCCAGCTTCAGTCCGTCTCGTGCATTATCAACATAATTGAGATCGAGACCGAGTAAAGGCTGGATATAGTAACGTGTGATCCATGGAAGTACAGACGGTATCACAGATCCCGACCACCATCCGAGCATCAACATTTTCCCAGCCGTCACGCCTCCGTAGTCTTTAAAAAATAGCAAATCGGATTTATTGACCGACACCGACGTATCCGTTCTCGTCATGAGAAACAGTTTGGCACTTTCCGTGTACGGGATCCAGAAATACGTGAAATGGTCGTACTTCTCCACATACTCGGACCACGAGTCGATCACATGATCAATACCAACGAGGATGTCTCGTCGAATAACATTGTAGTCCTTCACACACTGAAGACGGACGGTAGTGATGATGCCGAGTAACCCCAGTCCGTTCAACGAAGCCGCAAACAGCTCCTCCGTCTCCTTCGAAACATTCAGCAACGAACCGTTTGCAAGCACGAGCTCCATCCACACGACTTTTGTCGACATCGATGAGAAGCCGATGCCGCTGCCGTGAGTCGAAGTCGAAATCGCGCCACCTAGACTCTGCGCGTCTATCGACCCAATAT
This window encodes:
- the LOC134179440 gene encoding L-gulono-1,4-lactone dehydrogenase-like — translated: MNQRFILLFLFLPLFPIFVAYVFSNFVFVYEEPDFDSLLMESYKNMHPRWWAFGQSESEEPRQWHQPATVQEIVAIVSEAAERGERVKVVGAGHSFSPIGLTTGRIMNLDRLRLVLDVDEISMQVTVQAGIRLRDLNRQLGTRGLALENIGSIDAQSLGGAISTSTHGSGIGFSSMSTKVVWMELVLANGSLLNVSKETEELFAASLNGLGLLGIITTVRLQCVKDYNVIRRDILVGIDHVIDSWSEYVEKYDHFTYFWIPYTESAKLFLMTRTDTSVSVNKSDLLFFKDYGGVTAGKMLMLGWWSGSVIPSVLPWITRYYIQPLLGLDLNYVDNARDGLKLESPASYSEMEYFVSLENYTRCFRDLKHLIETSDEFRVNFVVQTRFSAADSVWLSPMYREPKAAIAVMTIRQDDRAYFNKAELIFKQYGGRTHWGKRFTANGDYFRKVYERFDDFLAVRKELDPSGMFLNEYFQRIFL